TTATAACGGCGGGGAGGATGGTTTTGATTCTTATTGGGTTGTTGGTGGTTCTTCGATCTATGCAAATCGCTTCTTTAGGGGTCTCGATTTTTCTCTCCTTGCCTATCAGATATGGGGGATTCCTCGATCTCTATTGGCCCTATGTTACGTCACATTCTGATATCTATCTCTATTGGCCCTGTGTTACGTGACATTCCGATATCTAGTGTCAGAGCTTATGAACATGGTTGGTCGTTATTTTATTGTCCTTATTCCTAGTTTGAATAATGAAGTTGTTATCTCCTGCCTTCTATTGGAAGATTATTGGTTGATGGTCATTTGGAAAGGAAACGTAGTTTACTTCGCACTCGTTGGAAGCTTGATTGTTTATGGCTAATTAGACATTTACTTGAAGTTTATGTTAGGCTTTTCTTTCTATTGATTATTGTAAATGACTTGGTATGCCTATGTTGGTTGATTTTTCTCTATGAGCATTATCTCCTTGTAATCGACTATGTTCGATTGACCTATTAATGGATATTTCCTttacctttaaaaaaaaaaaccaaaacattgtttatagttttaatatatatataatatgataacattttagatcactaATTACCCTATTTAAGGtataaaacattcatgatattattcaaattacatcTTAATGATTGAAGAATAAATTTGTTtgttcttgatagaagataactactattctaatttcttatgtattTACACAGTCATACTATTTATACACATACAAtacctatatatataatatatatttataatatttattgttattcaatatgaatatatatttatataagttagataagagaataacatgttttctttttaaatataaataataatttttgtaataaaaattaagattgtgTATTGTCTATTATTgctataatgatattttataatatttaaatttatattaatataagtattagatattattattataataatattttataatatttaaattcatattattataattagcaaaaattatgattatatattattatcataggGCACCACCTTGGTGCAACGAACTTTTTGGTTGTACCATTGTAGTTATTTGACTATTTCAgcacttaaataattttttttctaatttttttatgacggtgtacattgtagttatttaagacatcctgaaattttgtaacaaattctgaatagtttacattgctgaaaataaggttcaaacaaTTGAATTTTACACACGCATACAAAAAAATAGACACGTGTGCAACAACcttgttttcggcactgtaaactattcagaatttcttgaaaatttgcagaatgtcttaaataactacaatgtacactgtcataaacaataatttgaaaaaaattatttaggtACTCAAATACCCTACTAGCTGCACCGGTACAGCCAAAAAAGTAATGCACCAAAGTGCTCCCCTATTATcatgataatattttataacatttaatttgaatttatattaatataattattaaatattattattataataatattttataatatttgaatttatattaatataactaataaatatttatttttaattaattttaaaggtatattttgttaaatatttaaagtattctgttaaagttaacaaaaaaaaacgttaaaaccaataatttttattatctacacattttttatataaaagagatatattaTGTTATTCAAATTGATTGGTTTGTGGACTAATGACTGCCCATTTTTCTTAtcaattaaatataaatttatttatttatcaactAAGATAGAATACAAATTGTTAAAATAATTTTACTATAAAGATTTCCACCAATAAAATAATTCAATCAAAACTTTTGTTAAATATATCAATTTTCTCTACATAAAGCATATGAAAGAAATAGATATgaataaattaagattaaaatGGAAATAGACAAATTGTTCATAAGCATTAATTGATAATCATATATAACCCACTATTTAAATAAATAgtgttttttttagtttttttatagtTTATTTTGAGTTTGTTATAGTAAGTTGATATGTAGttgatttttagttgttttttcAATACTATATTATATTGAGCTAATGTCTAGttgatttttagtttgttatgagtataaatgtagttatttttgggtatatgttttatttattttggacATATTTTCAAATGCAATAATGATTTTTTTGAGGttgttttttttgttattttttaaaaatttattttgggTTAATATCTAATAAATTTAGGATATTTGCGGCAAAACTCTCTATTTTTTTACAAAAGTTGCGACAAACCCCCCAAACAAAAATTTTGATGGTAAAACTCCATTCCTTTAATGATTTGTTGCAAGTTACCATTTTTAGGTGTTAAATGACATGTAAATAAGTTAAGATACACGCGACAACACTTTATAGAGtcatatgttaaaaaataattaattatttttttaaaaataataaatttaattaataaaaaaatagaaaaaataaatttaaaaacttttttcaattttaagttttgtttaattttaattatgtattattattattttaaaacattaaaataattgaaaaaataattaaaacactaaaacaatatttaaaatataaaaaataaattaaaaaacctttttcaattttaagttttgtttaattttaattatgtatttttattatttttaaacattaaaataatagaaaaaaaataattaaaacactaaaacaaaacttaaaatacaaaaaaataaatttaaaaactattttcaaaacttaaatttatttgaaaaaagtTTTTAAATATATTCCCTTCAAAATTTAGATTTATTTGAAaaaagttcttaattttttttttaattttaagttgtttaagtgttttaatttttttttctaatattttaatgCTTTAAAATAgtaatacataattaaaattaaacaaaaaaataaattgaaaaaaattaaaatatatttttttctattttttttattaattaaacttattattcaaaaaataataataattttttgacATATGACCCTATAAAGTGTTGCGACATGTATCTTAATTGACATTTAACTTGCTTACATAACATTTAACATCTAAAATGAGTAATTTATAACAAACTGTCAACATAAGAAAATTTTGCTACTAAAGGTTTTGATTGAGGGGTTTGTCACAACTTTTGTAAAAAAATAGGGATTTTGCGACTAATAACCCAATAAATTTTTAGTTACCATTTTGACATTGTAGTGGATTATATTGGAGTGAGTTCAAGTttggttaatttttaattattttttatatcatatttttgtaattaagatTTTTCTTTCACAAATGTAATTaagaaattttagaaacattAGTTTTGAAAAGAATTTAAATCACCATAAAAGGAATataaattatgaaaaaaaatttagTGAaactaaactatttttttaaagtaattttatACTTTGATatacttttaataatttttttcaaaataactttCTAAAATTTAACCAGTTTTCTCTAAATTTTTCAACAGGCTATTCTTGACTAATTATCTAAATTAAGATAAcgagaattattaaaactagtaCCAAAAAAAAATATCCTTCAAAATTCAACTAACAAGAAACGCAGCGTTTGGCCTGAGGTTGTGAATTCCCCAGCGGGCAAAACACATTCTCAAATTCTTCTTTTGATGAATTAAGAGGATGAAGTAGTCTTCGTAATTTGCAAACAGCACAGCTGGCCTCACCCCCGAGAGCCACCATTGCCAGCCGCCCCCTCCGCTCCCGTAGTTGATTCTTAAACCCTAATTCTCTTGACACCTACTCCACTGCCCTTTTCAAAACAACATCCCGTCCTTTCACCAGTAACGTACGTTcaaatctctctttctctctctcttttaaaCTGTCTGCAATCTTGGGAATAGATATTCATTTGGGTGTCGCAGTTAGCCTTTTATAGGAAAAATGTTTTTGACCCATTATTCTTGGCGTTTTGCAGGTTCCGTTTTGCATGACTAATTGAACTGAAAGTATACATTGGGTTTGTCTTGTGCCCACGAAATGGTAAGTTGGgaaatgttttatttttcttgtaaCTTTTCCGGGGAAGTTCAGGAAAATATTGTTTGCTAGTTTTCTTTATTGTTGTTTTCCTCAATGAAGGTGGCACCTTGAAGTTTATGTTTCgaattttcttttatctttcCTTTCTGGTGATTATTGTTATCTTTTGGGGTTTGTTTGTTTGTGTTTAAAGTCACAGTCAGATATTAGGAAGTGGTTTATGAAGTCGCATGACAAGGACAAGGGAAATGGCAATGCGGCAGCCAAGCCTGCAAAATCTGCTCAACCTCCTTCTAAGGCTTCTGAGAAATCTTCTCAGGTTAAATCCCAGCTAGACAAGCAGGTCAGTTTGTTGTACGTTTGTGATCATGAAGTTTTTTGCAGATTCTTTTTATTGTTTGTAACTTCTAGTGGAAGTGTTTTAGTTCTTTTGGGTAGAATAAGCTAACTTCTTTGAAATATAATGTTGGTGTTATATTTGCTTTATTGTAAGCATTGCAGTCGAAATTAAAGgggaatagttttttttttttttttgctggaaAAAGGGGAATAGTCTTGTGATCATCTTATTCATTGTACTATTTTGGACAGTTTGTGCGTTTATTGGGTGAAGTGAAAATTTGAATTTCTTGGTTTCCGAGCAAAGTGTCAATTTACAATTTTACAACACTTGTATTTTAGTAGCCAATTAGTGATATACCAATGAAATGATAATCAACATGCCGACGAGTTTGGTGGGTTCATTAGTTCAGTTGAGTGGATAAGGCACTATATATTAAGTTTATCAATTAGGAGTGTAGAATCTCATCATTTAGTTGACTATTTGTGAGTAATGGTTTCGGTAGTCAATTTGTAGTAttcataatatatattaatattttttttttctggtgCAGGCAAGTGAAGATAAAGATAATTCAGGGCGAAGAAAGACTAGTAAATATTTTGCtgagaaagaaaaagagagagttGAGGTTCCAGCTAAAAGAAAGACCCAAAATAATGGTGATGACTTTGTGAAACCCTCGCCTGCAAAAAAAAATCATGAAGGCGATGACGATGATGACGACGACTTTGTTATGCCTGATACTAAGAAAAACTCAGCTGATGCCACCCCAAGAAAGAAACTAAAGAGTGGATCTGGAAGGGGAGCTGGACAAAAGCCTGTGAATATTGATGAaagtgatggtgatgatgatatGAAAGATGTAGTGCTCCCTTCTAAATCTGGTGGAAGAGGCCGTGATGGGAGAGGTGCCTCAGCAACATCATCTGGTGGAAGGGGAGCTGGACAGAAGCCTGTAAATATTAATGAAAGCGATGGTGATGATGATATTAAAGATGTAGCACCCCCTTCTAAATCTGTTGGAAGAGGCCGTGGTGGAagaggtgcctctgcaacacccTCTGGTGGAAGAGGCAGAGGTGCCGGACGAGGTGGATTTATGAACTTTGGAGAAAGAAAAGATCCTCCAAACAAGGGGCAAAAGGTTAAATTTGATTTGTGAattgttgttgttttgattggtTCTTTACTAATTTTAAAGCCAATTTTTCTTACTCAGGAAGTTCCTGAAGGTACCCCAGATTGTTTAGCTGGTTTAACATTTGTAATTAGCGGCACTCTTGACAGGTAGATTGTATGGCCTTTATGTGCCCCCcatactttttttttgtttttcatttaaaAGTCCTCTGTGAATTATTGAGTCAAAGACTATTTTTATCTTTTTATAGGGTTATTTGATTGGATTAGGAAAGGTCTCGTTTATTTTACCTGTTCTTTTCCCATGGTTTTTGCTCcctcttatttatttttttagtttctaGTGTGTTATATATCTTGTGCACTTAAATTTCCACTCCTTGGTGCTGTAACATTTCCTAGAATTCTTGATTATAATTATTTCTACAGTAGCTGTATTACGTATATAATCATATCTTATGCAGatcatttatatttaataaatgatgttTCAAATAGAATGTGGCTGGATCATTGGGGAAAAATTCTTTCTGTTGCTACCATCTGCAGCTTGATTAACAAATTTTCTGTTTTTGGCCTCAGAATATTTTTTTAACATCTTTCTCTGCTTATAGTTTGGAAAGAGAAGAAGCAGAAGACTTGATCAAACGCCATGGTGGCCGTGTTACGGGATCTGTCAGCAAGAAAACGGTGACTTTATATCTTTCATTCACATTTGCTTGGGTTTGACCTGAACCGCTAATGTTTGATTAACATAGTATTTTTGCAGAATTATCTTCTATGTGATGAAGATATTGGGGGAAGAAAATCTGAAAAAGCTAAAGAACTTGGGTTTGTTATCTTGCATTCATAGACAACAATATGCTTTTCCCTATTCATGGTACTTTGTAAACCTGCTTATTTCTATTTGCTTCACCTTATGTAGTACGGCATTTCTGACTGAAGATGGATTGTTTGATAAGATACGTGCATCAAATAAAGCTAAGGCACCTCGACAAGAGTCAAAGAAATCTATGGATAATGCTGCTGTGTTGTCACCAAAGAAAACCGTGGAGAAAACAGAAATAAAAAGTATGATCCTTTGAACTCAATGACTTATAACACATTTTAGTGGTCTCTTCTTGTCACTGATTAAAAGAAAGTAAAAAAGGTATAGAGATGTAGCTCTCTGTTGCTAGCTAGAACTGCTTTTGCCATTGTTTGCACTATATCTCAGTCTCTCAATATTTTgttttgattaaattttattatcACATTTTGgattgtctctctctctctctctctgtgctTGTTTAGTGCTGACTATCAACTATTTGATGtggtttattaattaattattgttacGTTGAATTTGAGGGATAATATGGACTATGGAGGCTATATACTGGCTATTCTCTTGCTTCAGTTGCATTTATTGGAAGCATAGTTAAATTGATGAATCATATTTTAGGACTTGTAATTTTTGCACATTAGAACACATCATATTTTAGGACTCTCTTATAATTTTAGCGCATTTGTTCCTCCAGAAGAATGCTTTAGCAGCTCTCCATCAGAAAATGTAGCCAAGAAAGGCTTGACCTCAGGTGTCTCCCTTGATAAGAAAAGAGTTCAAACTACTCAGCATTCTGCATTGTCTTGGACTGAGAAATATAAGCCCAAGGTTCCAAATGACATCATTGGAAATCAGTCATTGGTATGTGTCAGTTATTGTATTCCTCCATGATATTTGCTTCTAAATTATTTCATGTCTTATAAGTTAAGCAACTATTTCTTGCTTTACATTTTCGTAATATCATATTTGGGAAGGTTACAACTAAAAAAGGCAATGCCTTGCAGGTCAAACAACTTCATGATTGGTTGACACGTTGGCATGATCAGTTTCTTGATGCTGGAAGtaagaaaaaggggaaaaaggCAAGTGATTCTGGTGCGAAAAAGGCTGTACTATTAAGTGGAACACCTGGCATAGGGAAAACAACATCGGCAAAGTTGGTCTGTCAGATGCTTGGCTTCCAGACGATTGAGGTAATGCCTATTTTTAAAATAGGCTGGATTGCAGAAGGATTATAATTTTACCTATTTATATGATTGACTACATTGGTCTTTATGCATACTACACAATTATTATTTAGGTAAATGCTAGTGACAGTCGTGGGAAAGCTGATGCCAAGATTGAAAAAGGGATTGGTGGAAGCAATGCAAATTCTATAAAAGAGCTTGTCAGCAATGAGGCCCTAAGTGTTAACATGGATTGGtcattttttcttttatatttatcTCTTGTGTTTCTGCATTGTACGTACTCAATAGAGTTTTTAGCTTTAGTTAATTTGGCAATTGAAATGCAGGTCAAAGCATCCAAAAACTGTGCTCATTATGGATGAAGTTGATGGAATGTCTGCTGGAGATAGGGGTGGAGTTGCTGATCTTATTTCTAGCATCAAGATATCAAAGATCCCTATTATCTGCATTTGTAATGACCGCTACAGTCAGAAACTGAAAAGTCTTGTGAACTACTGTCTTCTTCTGAGCTTTCGCAAACCTACCAAACAACaggtttttgttttaaattttatttttcatattaTAAGAAGTATTTGTTTGATTATAGTTTCTTGGGTCCTTTTCGGTTTGTGTTTCTTCTGATTTTGCCTGCTCTATAATTACTTTTTGAGTTTGATAGTAGAGTACCCTTTGATAGTAACATGAATATATATGTATCTATATGTAGGTAATGTATACACAAAAGTGCATATGATTAGAAATATTGGTAGCGTTTGGTTACTCAACAAAAATGTATTGGTAATTGGTAATGGTAATGGTAATGGTAATGGAATGGAATGTTTattcttttgtttggttgagACTTTGGAATGAGTGAATGAATAAGAATTATTATGTTTGGTATAGTATGGAATGGAatgaaattaatattattttgacCAAATTGCCCTTATTGTTAGAAATGAataattttttaatcaaattaacattattttgtaatgttagatttttttatataccaaattatcattttattttaaattataatttgttGAATAAATTACCCACATATacaaattaaacatataaataataatgaaattttAGTTATTAATACTCATATACaaaaattttatataaaaaaatacttttacaaattttttttagaaaaaaataatatcatTCTTTTTTAGGGGAaaagaaatataattttttttagtaaaatatcattaatacttaaaatatgtacttagttgaaattttttcatataaaaaaaatggaaGTATCACTTTTTGGGAGACAATCGGATGGGAAAGAAAGGGCAAATAGGGAAAAATATTGTTATATTGGAAAGGAATTGTCTTTCAACCCATTTAATTTAGGAATGGTAATTTAGTAATGGTGAGTATGCTGTATACCATAATTACATTTCTTATAGGAATGacttttcaaattttaaatgacAAACCAAACAAAAGAATGGGCCCAGTTTAGAACGAGTTGAAGGAGTAGGCATTATTGGGAGAGAGGACGTAATAAATTGGGGATTATTAGGCCTAATGCTGCGAGCTTCTGGAATACAATGAAATCTTCGTAAAGTTGATCATTATGAATGTACGACGAATTTGATTGGTGAAATGACAGAATCTATAAAAATTATTCAACAGGCTTTAGAAGGAATTCTAGGGGGGCCATATGAGAATTTAGAAATCCGAGATGTTGATAGAGAAAGGAATCTAGAATGGAATGATTTTGACTATTGATTTATTAGTTAAAAACCTTCTCCTACATTTGAATTGCCAAAACAAGAACTCTGTGAGAGTCGAAGCCCCAAAGGGAGAATTGAGAATTTTTCTGATAGGGAGATCAGCGTGGCTTTCCTTGGAGATGGAAAATTCGCCCGACGGGTTTTATCAATTTGCAAATTCTTCCTCAGTTAGTTAAAAGAGTGAAATTGGCTGATATTATGACAATACTAGGTAGCATAGATATCATTATGGGAGAGGTTGATTGTTGAAATGATAATTGATACAACAGAAATACAagatatcaattttttttctagattggATCCATTCCAAACCCCATTCCATTAAACCAAACATTACTAAGGTAAACCCCGTGCATCTAAAATCAACTTTGCTGCTTCTCAAAATCAGATTTTAAGGGAGCAAATTATTTCTTAATCTGACCAAAGTAGATTTACCTAACAATCAACTAGTTACTGACTTTATTTCAATTAACGTTAGGTCTCTATAAATAGTCTCACACAGGCCTTGATATTCcctctaattattattattattatcacatATTTTTAAAATACGAATATGTTGAATTTTTTTGTATTTCTCAACTATATTATTTTCTTAAATATTTATGTTGCTAGTACATACTCTGGATATTGACAGTACACTTGGTTTATGATAGATGGCGAAGAGGTTAATGCAAATTGCAAAGACTGAAGATCTTCAGGTTAATGAGGTAACTGCATagcttagattttttttttgatggAGTCAAATTGGAAGTATACAGTGTCTTTTCTAAGATAATGCAATTGTTCTTGTTCTGTTTGAGGTATACCGTCAGTTATGGTATAATACAATCAATCCAAAGGATTAGACTCTTCTCTAAGACAGAAcacctttttttcttcttcttgtttacCAAAATTAATATAGTCGTTAACTTGATAATGAACCGACAAATGCTTCTGTATCATTGGAACTTTTGTTCATCAGTTGTCAATTTACATGCCTCAAGGATATTTTAATGGTTCTCATTATCATGTCTGCCCTGGTTTCCTCTCTCTTCCTCTGGGTTATTATTAGACCTAATTCATCTCGGCAACTAGTGCTTTTTTGATGATATCTAACTATCCTTGGTATCTAAAATTTAGATTTTACTagcttcttttttccttttcaggcttttgaacatgattttttttctttcttttctttagtaATCTCTCTCCCATTATCTCAATTAACGAATACATGTAACTttcttattgtttatttattctcTTTGCCAGATTGCTCTAGAGGAACTTGCTGAAAGAGTTAATGGAGACATGCGAATGGCAATAAATCAGTTGCATTATATGAGCCTCTCGATGTCAGTAATAAAGTATGATGATGTTAGGCAACGCTTGCTTATGAGTGCAAAGGATGAAGATATTTCTCCATTTACAGCTGTCGATAagtatgattttattaattattactaTCACATCATGACTCATGACCTATGCATTCAACTCTCTTTACATACTAAGGTGTCTTGTTATAGTGTATTAGCGAtgctctttatttatttatttcctccTCCACTGACCTTATATTAGTGCCATTCCATTTCAAGTTTGGTGATTGAACATGCTTTAGGCCTCACAGCTTCTCCTAGTTCAATGAAAATTTGGGTTTTAAACTAAATGTGCTGTGTGGATAATTTTACTATTAGTTAAGTGAACTTAGCTTGAAATTAttgatccaaaaaaaaaaaagaaaagaaaaaggaaatgcTTGAAATTATTGACTTTTATTTTCCTtatcatttttttgtttttgtcatGGTTGTTGCACTTGCTTCTTCTTTGTATTATAGATATTGGAAAAATGAAAGTATATATAATTTCCAATAGGTTGTACTTTGCACTGATAAGTCTTTTATCCTTGTAGGTTGTTTGGTTTTAATTCAGGGAAGTTGAGGATGGACGAGAAGATGGATCTTAGCATGAGTGATCCTGATCTAGTTCCTCTTATAATTCAAGTATTTTAGCTAGCACTTCTTTTTGCATTACTGTTTTACTATATTTTGTGCCATAATATTCTCTATATGCATTaaacgttttttttttctttaccttTTGAATTACTTGGCaggaaaattatattaattttagaCCAAGTTCTGTTGGTAAAGATGATGATGGTATAAAGCGTATGAACTTGATTGCTCGTGCTGCTGAGTCTATTGGTGATGGAGATATTTTCAACGTACAGATTAGAAAATATCGGCAATGGCAGCTATCTCAAAATTGTGCTCTTTCATCCTCTATAATCCCGTATGATTCTGTTCAGCTCTTGGATTTAAAGtaacttatctttttcttttgttaACTTCAAATTCATGTCCTAGTTTATATTCCTTTTTTTGTTACAATCAGTTCTGCTTTATTACATGGACAAAGGGAGACATTTGAGCAGGTAATGGATTTACTTGTGTTTTGTGTAAATGATTGCTAATATGGCCACATCTCTTGGAATTTGTTTTAAATGATCTTTTCCATGTAGGGGGAAAGAAACTTCAATAGATTTGGTGG
The genomic region above belongs to Humulus lupulus chromosome 1, drHumLupu1.1, whole genome shotgun sequence and contains:
- the LOC133795497 gene encoding replication factor C subunit 1 isoform X4, with the protein product MSQSDIRKWFMKSHDKDKGNGNAAAKPAKSAQPPSKASEKSSQVKSQLDKQVQASEDKDNSGRRKTSKYFAEKEKERVEVPAKRKTQNNGDDFVKPSPAKKNHEGDDDDDDDFVMPDTKKNSADATPRKKLKSGSGRGAGQKPVNIDESDGDDDMKDVVLPSKSGGRGRDGRGASATSSGGRGAGQKPVNINESDGDDDIKDVAPPSKSVGRGRGGRGASATPSGGRGRGAGRGGFMNFGERKDPPNKGQKEVPEGTPDCLAGLTFVISGTLDSLEREEAEDLIKRHGGRVTGSVSKKTNYLLCDEDIGGRKSEKAKELGTAFLTEDGLFDKIRASNKAKAPRQESKKSMDNAAVLSPKKTVEKTEIKKECFSSSPSENVAKKGLTSGVSLDKKRVQTTQHSALSWTEKYKPKVPNDIIGNQSLVKQLHDWLTRWHDQFLDAGSKKKGKKASDSGAKKAVLLSGTPGIGKTTSAKLVCQMLGFQTIEVNASDSRGKADAKIEKGIGGSNANSIKELVSNEALSVNMDWSKHPKTVLIMDEVDGMSAGDRGGVADLISSIKISKIPIICICNDRYSQKLKSLVNYCLLLSFRKPTKQQMAKRLMQIAKTEDLQVNEIALEELAERVNGDMRMAINQLHYMSLSMSVIKYDDVRQRLLMSAKDEDISPFTAVDKLFGFNSGKLRMDEKMDLSMSDPDLVPLIIQENYINFRPSSVGKDDDGIKRMNLIARAAESIGDGDIFNVQIRKYRQWQLSQNCALSSSIIPSALLHGQRETFEQGERNFNRFGGWLGKNSTRGKNLRLMEDLHVHILASRESNFGRETVRIECLTLLLKRLTEPLRVLPKDEAVREVVDFMNTYSISQEDFDTIVELSKFKGYPDPLEGIPPAVKSALTRAYKEGSKSRMVRVADFVTLPGIKKAPKKRIAAILEPSDNGIGEINEDVIAESEEEKSSDTDDLGKGKGKVDQS
- the LOC133795497 gene encoding replication factor C subunit 1 isoform X2; this encodes MSQSDIRKWFMKSHDKDKGNGNAAAKPAKSAQPPSKASEKSSQVKSQLDKQVQASEDKDNSGRRKTSKYFAEKEKERVEVPAKRKTQNNGDDFVKPSPAKKNHEGDDDDDDDFVMPDTKKNSADATPRKKLKSGSGRGAGQKPVNIDESDGDDDMKDVVLPSKSGGRGRDGRGASATSSGGRGAGQKPVNINESDGDDDIKDVAPPSKSVGRGRGGRGASATPSGGRGRGAGRGGFMNFGERKDPPNKGQKEVPEGTPDCLAGLTFVISGTLDSLEREEAEDLIKRHGGRVTGSVSKKTNYLLCDEDIGGRKSEKAKELGTAFLTEDGLFDKIRASNKAKAPRQESKKSMDNAAVLSPKKTVEKTEIKKCFSSSPSENVAKKGLTSGVSLDKKRVQTTQHSALSWTEKYKPKVPNDIIGNQSLVKQLHDWLTRWHDQFLDAGSKKKGKKASDSGAKKAVLLSGTPGIGKTTSAKLVCQMLGFQTIEVNASDSRGKADAKIEKGIGGSNANSIKELVSNEALSVNMDWSKHPKTVLIMDEVDGMSAGDRGGVADLISSIKISKIPIICICNDRYSQKLKSLVNYCLLLSFRKPTKQQMAKRLMQIAKTEDLQVNEIALEELAERVNGDMRMAINQLHYMSLSMSVIKYDDVRQRLLMSAKDEDISPFTAVDKLFGFNSGKLRMDEKMDLSMSDPDLVPLIIQENYINFRPSSVGKDDDGIKRMNLIARAAESIGDGDIFNVQIRKYRQWQLSQNCALSSSIIPSALLHGQRETFEQGERNFNRFGGWLGKNSTRGKNLRLMEDLHVHILASRESNFGRETVRIECLTLLLKRLTEPLRVLPKDEAVREVVDFMNTYSISQEDFDTIVELSKFKGYPDPLEGIPPAVKSALTRAYKEGSKSRMVRVADFVTLPGIKKAPKKRIAAILEPSDNGIGEINEDVIAESEEEKSSDTDDLDDSAVGEKLQKELQSLNRKGVQVQLDLKDSGKSSAKKTPAGRGKGGSGTAEKKGARGSGSGAKRKR
- the LOC133795497 gene encoding replication factor C subunit 1 isoform X1, with translation MSQSDIRKWFMKSHDKDKGNGNAAAKPAKSAQPPSKASEKSSQVKSQLDKQVQASEDKDNSGRRKTSKYFAEKEKERVEVPAKRKTQNNGDDFVKPSPAKKNHEGDDDDDDDFVMPDTKKNSADATPRKKLKSGSGRGAGQKPVNIDESDGDDDMKDVVLPSKSGGRGRDGRGASATSSGGRGAGQKPVNINESDGDDDIKDVAPPSKSVGRGRGGRGASATPSGGRGRGAGRGGFMNFGERKDPPNKGQKEVPEGTPDCLAGLTFVISGTLDSLEREEAEDLIKRHGGRVTGSVSKKTNYLLCDEDIGGRKSEKAKELGTAFLTEDGLFDKIRASNKAKAPRQESKKSMDNAAVLSPKKTVEKTEIKKECFSSSPSENVAKKGLTSGVSLDKKRVQTTQHSALSWTEKYKPKVPNDIIGNQSLVKQLHDWLTRWHDQFLDAGSKKKGKKASDSGAKKAVLLSGTPGIGKTTSAKLVCQMLGFQTIEVNASDSRGKADAKIEKGIGGSNANSIKELVSNEALSVNMDWSKHPKTVLIMDEVDGMSAGDRGGVADLISSIKISKIPIICICNDRYSQKLKSLVNYCLLLSFRKPTKQQMAKRLMQIAKTEDLQVNEIALEELAERVNGDMRMAINQLHYMSLSMSVIKYDDVRQRLLMSAKDEDISPFTAVDKLFGFNSGKLRMDEKMDLSMSDPDLVPLIIQENYINFRPSSVGKDDDGIKRMNLIARAAESIGDGDIFNVQIRKYRQWQLSQNCALSSSIIPSALLHGQRETFEQGERNFNRFGGWLGKNSTRGKNLRLMEDLHVHILASRESNFGRETVRIECLTLLLKRLTEPLRVLPKDEAVREVVDFMNTYSISQEDFDTIVELSKFKGYPDPLEGIPPAVKSALTRAYKEGSKSRMVRVADFVTLPGIKKAPKKRIAAILEPSDNGIGEINEDVIAESEEEKSSDTDDLDDSAVGEKLQKELQSLNRKGVQVQLDLKDSGKSSAKKTPAGRGKGGSGTAEKKGARGSGSGAKRKR